Proteins from a single region of Gammaproteobacteria bacterium:
- a CDS encoding metallophosphoesterase family protein → MASHRSLTVGLISDTHGLLRPEAVEALRGSDFIVHAGDIGDRDILAALSDLAPLTAIRGNNDTEAWARRLPETEVLTAGAVSIYVIHNLADIDLDPAAAGFRVVISGHSHRPGWRNKGGVLYVNPGSAGPRRFSLPVAVGQLVITGGRIAPKLFELQIDSGG, encoded by the coding sequence ATGGCATCGCATCGATCACTCACCGTCGGGCTCATCTCCGACACCCACGGGCTGCTGCGGCCCGAGGCCGTGGAGGCCCTGCGCGGCAGCGACTTCATCGTCCACGCGGGCGACATCGGCGATCGGGATATCCTAGCGGCATTGTCCGACCTGGCGCCGCTCACGGCGATCCGCGGCAATAACGACACGGAGGCGTGGGCCAGGCGCCTGCCCGAGACGGAGGTGCTGACCGCCGGTGCAGTTTCCATCTACGTCATTCATAACCTTGCCGACATCGATCTCGACCCGGCGGCGGCCGGTTTCCGGGTGGTGATCTCGGGCCATTCGCACCGGCCGGGCTGGCGGAACAAGGGCGGCGTGCTGTACGTGAATCCGGGCAGCGCGGGACCGCGCCGTTTTTCCCTGCCGGTCGCGGTCGGCCAGCTCGTGATCACGGGCGGGCGGATTGCGCCCAAGCTGTTCGAGTTACAGATCGACAGCGGCGGATAA
- a CDS encoding TIGR03862 family flavoprotein → MSAPSAPSAFPVAVIGGGPAGLMAAEVLSAGEVRVELFDAMPSVGRKFLLAGKGGLNLTHSEPRPAFLARYGARRAQIGPLFDAFGPEDLRAWAGGLGIETFVGSSGRVFPAGMKAAPLLRTWLHRLRGAGVRIHVRHRWRGWSDGGALVFDTPQGPREVSADAVVLALGGGSWPQLGSDGAWAALLEGRGVPVAALKPSNCGFDAGWSEHFRARFAGQPVKTVGAAFTDAAGREQRVQGEFIVTSGGVEGSLIYALSAPLRDTIAARGEAILRLDLVPDRAPSRVVEALAQPRGSKSMAGHLRRRLGIEGVKAGLLRECAPAQDFADPERLAAVIKSLPLRLVAARPLAEAISTAGGVPFEALDKGLMIRALPGVFCAGEMLDWEAPTGGYLLTACFASGHAAGRGVLDWIRDM, encoded by the coding sequence ATGTCTGCCCCGTCCGCTCCTTCCGCTTTCCCCGTTGCCGTGATCGGCGGCGGGCCCGCCGGGCTCATGGCGGCGGAGGTCCTGAGCGCCGGCGAGGTACGCGTCGAGCTGTTCGACGCCATGCCGTCGGTGGGGCGCAAATTCCTGCTCGCCGGCAAGGGCGGCCTGAACCTCACGCATTCCGAGCCGCGCCCGGCGTTTCTCGCGCGCTATGGCGCGCGGCGTGCGCAGATCGGGCCGCTGTTCGACGCCTTCGGGCCGGAGGACCTGCGCGCCTGGGCGGGCGGGCTGGGCATCGAGACCTTCGTCGGCTCGTCCGGTCGCGTCTTTCCCGCCGGGATGAAGGCGGCCCCGCTGCTGCGTACCTGGTTGCACCGCCTACGCGGCGCCGGTGTGCGCATCCACGTGCGTCATCGCTGGCGCGGCTGGTCGGACGGCGGTGCGCTGGTCTTCGACACTCCACAGGGCCCGCGCGAGGTGAGCGCCGACGCCGTGGTGCTGGCGCTGGGCGGCGGGAGCTGGCCGCAGCTCGGTTCCGATGGGGCGTGGGCGGCGTTGCTGGAGGGACGCGGCGTGCCGGTCGCGGCGCTGAAGCCTTCGAATTGCGGATTCGACGCCGGGTGGAGCGAGCATTTCCGCGCGCGCTTCGCCGGCCAGCCGGTGAAGACCGTGGGCGCGGCGTTTACCGATGCGGCGGGCCGCGAGCAGCGCGTCCAGGGCGAGTTCATCGTCACCTCCGGCGGCGTGGAGGGCAGCCTGATCTATGCCTTGTCCGCGCCCTTGCGCGACACCATCGCGGCGCGCGGCGAGGCGATCCTGCGCCTTGACCTCGTGCCCGACCGTGCGCCTTCGCGCGTGGTCGAGGCCTTGGCTCAGCCGCGCGGATCGAAGTCGATGGCGGGCCACCTGCGCCGCCGGCTCGGGATCGAGGGCGTGAAGGCTGGGCTGCTGCGCGAGTGCGCGCCGGCGCAGGACTTCGCGGATCCGGAGCGGCTGGCGGCAGTGATCAAGTCCCTGCCGCTGCGTCTCGTCGCCGCGCGGCCGCTCGCCGAGGCGATCAGCACGGCGGGCGGCGTTCCCTTCGAGGCGCTCGACAAAGGCCTGATGATCCGCGCGCTGCCGGGCGTGTTCTGCGCCGGCGAGATGCTGGACTGGGAGGCGCCGACGGGCGGTTATCTGCTCACCGCCTGTTTCGCCAGCGGGCACGCGGCGGGTCGCGGCGTACTGGACTGGATCAGGGATATGTAG
- a CDS encoding DNA alkylation repair protein, whose product MTARAVRNTLRSLADPAIAVHARRFFKTGKGEYGEGDRFLGIRVPVLRRIVKDCRGLALPETLPLLHSAFHEERLFALLLLVDRFRRGDAAERAAIYRLYLAHTGCVNNWDLVDSSAPYIVGAYLEDRDRRVLYRLARSASLWERRIATTATLHLLRGHRYDDTLKIAALLLQDGHDLIHKAVGWMLREVGKRDLSAEKTFLNKHYTVMPRTMLRYAIEKFPPKDRNMYLEGVA is encoded by the coding sequence ATGACCGCACGCGCCGTTCGCAACACGCTGAGGAGCCTCGCCGATCCCGCCATCGCCGTGCATGCGCGGCGGTTCTTCAAGACCGGGAAGGGAGAATACGGCGAGGGTGACCGTTTCCTCGGCATACGTGTCCCGGTGTTGCGGCGCATCGTGAAAGACTGCCGCGGCCTGGCGCTGCCTGAAACCCTGCCCCTGCTGCATTCCGCGTTTCACGAGGAACGACTGTTCGCGCTCCTGCTGCTGGTGGACCGGTTCCGCCGCGGCGACGCCGCGGAGCGGGCGGCGATCTACCGCCTGTATCTGGCGCATACCGGCTGCGTCAACAACTGGGATCTGGTCGACTCCTCCGCGCCGTACATCGTCGGCGCCTACCTCGAGGACCGCGACAGGCGAGTCCTGTACCGGCTCGCGCGTTCCGCCTCGCTGTGGGAACGCCGCATCGCGACCACCGCGACGCTGCATCTCCTCCGGGGCCATCGCTACGATGACACCCTGAAGATCGCCGCCCTGCTGCTGCAGGACGGGCACGACCTGATCCACAAGGCCGTCGGCTGGATGCTGCGGGAGGTCGGCAAGCGCGACCTGTCTGCGGAAAAAACCTTCCTAAACAAGCATTACACAGTGATGCCCCGCACCATGCTGCGCTATGCGATCGAGAAATTTCCACCCAAGGATAGAAACATGTACCTGGAAGGGGTAGCATAG
- a CDS encoding response regulator transcription factor, with amino-acid sequence MNESAAPRLLLVDDDAIFSEVLAEALAYRGYRVDVSHDAVDALVQAERAPPDYALLDLRMPGPSGLTLIRALTELNPAVRIVVLTGYASIATAVEAIKLGAVHYLTKPAGVEDILAALRDTAEAVSRPGSPPPAQRPSPERLEWEYLQKVLQEHDGNVSATARSLGMHRRTLQRKLGKHPVKK; translated from the coding sequence ATGAATGAGTCCGCCGCCCCGCGCCTGCTGCTGGTCGACGACGACGCGATCTTCAGCGAGGTGCTCGCCGAGGCCCTGGCGTATCGCGGCTACCGTGTCGATGTCAGCCACGACGCCGTGGACGCCCTTGTGCAGGCGGAACGTGCGCCGCCGGATTACGCGCTCCTCGATCTGCGCATGCCCGGCCCCTCGGGCCTGACACTGATCAGGGCCCTGACCGAGCTAAACCCCGCCGTTCGCATCGTGGTGCTGACCGGCTACGCCAGCATCGCGACCGCCGTGGAGGCGATCAAGCTGGGCGCCGTACACTACCTCACCAAGCCGGCCGGCGTGGAGGATATCCTCGCCGCGCTGCGGGACACCGCGGAAGCCGTCTCCCGGCCCGGGTCGCCGCCCCCCGCGCAACGCCCGTCGCCCGAGCGGCTGGAATGGGAATACCTGCAGAAGGTCCTGCAGGAGCACGACGGCAATGTCTCCGCCACCGCGCGCAGCCTCGGCATGCACCGCCGCACCCTGCAGCGCAAACTCGGCAAGCATCCGGTCAAAAAATGA
- a CDS encoding glutaminyl-peptide cyclotransferase: MHSPARWGLLLSLILCAFLLADVNGAAPAGATGQAGSAPVSGFRIVRIYPHDRRAFTQGLVYLDGELYEGTGLNGASSVRRVELKSGRVLQKLPLDGKYFGEGLAAWGPNLIQLTLRSNLGFVYDRATLRLRQTFTYAGEGWGLTHDGERLIMSDGTSVLRYLNPWTYEEMGVLPVRDGGREITGLNELEYVNGEIFANVWPTDRIVRIAAGTGAVTGWIDLAGLLAPADKGAPGSVLNGIAYDAENDRLFVTGKRWPRLFEIRLVDGQTPRR, from the coding sequence ATGCATTCACCTGCGCGGTGGGGACTTCTGCTGTCCCTGATCCTGTGCGCCTTCCTCCTCGCCGATGTGAACGGCGCGGCACCGGCGGGCGCCACGGGTCAGGCAGGGTCCGCCCCGGTATCCGGCTTCCGCATCGTGCGCATCTACCCGCACGACCGCCGTGCCTTCACGCAGGGCCTGGTCTACCTGGACGGCGAGCTGTACGAGGGTACCGGGCTCAACGGCGCCTCGTCGGTGCGCCGGGTCGAGCTCAAGAGCGGCCGGGTGTTGCAGAAACTGCCACTCGACGGGAAGTACTTCGGTGAAGGCCTCGCCGCCTGGGGGCCGAACCTGATCCAGCTGACGCTCCGCTCGAATCTCGGCTTCGTCTACGACCGCGCCACACTGCGGCTGCGCCAGACCTTCACCTATGCCGGCGAGGGCTGGGGGCTGACGCACGACGGGGAGCGCCTGATCATGAGCGACGGGACTTCCGTCCTGCGCTACCTCAACCCCTGGACCTATGAGGAGATGGGGGTCCTGCCGGTGCGTGACGGCGGGCGCGAGATCACCGGCCTGAACGAGCTGGAATACGTGAACGGGGAGATCTTTGCCAATGTGTGGCCGACCGACCGGATCGTGCGCATCGCGGCCGGGACCGGAGCGGTGACCGGCTGGATCGACCTCGCGGGCCTGCTCGCACCCGCGGACAAGGGCGCCCCGGGCAGCGTATTGAACGGCATCGCCTACGATGCGGAAAACGACCGGCTGTTCGTGACCGGCAAGCGGTGGCCGAGACTGTTCGAGATCAGGCTGGTCGACGGGCAGACGCCGCGGCGGTGA
- a CDS encoding glutathione S-transferase family protein, producing the protein MSAMTLVIGNKNYSSWSLRPWLLLRHAGIPFEEVRLPLYRDDTRARIESLSPSGLVPVLRHGQVAVWDSLAICEHVNELHPDRQLWPADQAARAVARSASAEMHAGFRALREHMPMNCRGYFPGRGLNAETQKDIRRILALWRHCRTTFGEEGAMLFGDFSIADAMFAPVALRFQTYDVKLDPVCAAYVSTLLALPAMVEWVDAARREPERLEQFEPYG; encoded by the coding sequence ATGTCGGCCATGACCCTCGTCATCGGCAACAAGAATTACTCCTCGTGGTCGCTGCGGCCGTGGCTGCTGCTGCGCCACGCCGGGATCCCCTTCGAGGAGGTCCGGCTTCCGCTGTACCGCGATGACACGCGGGCGCGGATCGAATCGCTGTCACCCTCCGGCCTGGTACCGGTGCTGCGGCACGGCCAGGTGGCGGTCTGGGATTCCCTCGCGATCTGCGAGCACGTGAACGAGCTCCATCCCGACCGCCAGCTTTGGCCCGCGGACCAGGCGGCGCGCGCGGTGGCGCGTTCGGCCTCCGCCGAGATGCACGCCGGATTCCGCGCCCTGCGCGAACACATGCCGATGAACTGCCGCGGGTACTTCCCCGGCCGCGGACTCAACGCGGAGACGCAGAAGGACATCCGGCGCATCCTCGCCCTGTGGCGGCACTGCCGCACGACCTTCGGCGAGGAGGGCGCCATGCTGTTCGGGGATTTTTCCATTGCCGATGCGATGTTCGCGCCGGTCGCGCTGCGTTTCCAGACCTACGATGTGAAGCTCGATCCCGTCTGTGCCGCCTACGTCAGCACCCTGCTGGCCCTGCCGGCCATGGTCGAGTGGGTCGACGCCGCGCGCCGCGAGCCGGAGCGGCTGGAGCAGTTCGAGCCGTACGGCTGA
- a CDS encoding CidA/LrgA family protein: MDFLTGITILVIYQLIGEAAVLLLGIPVPGPVVGMALLFLTLVIRRGAAAPLENASTSLLSHLSLLFVPAGVGVLVHFHRIGDEWLPIGVALVLGTLVTLAVTALVMRVMQRLVARGGPE, encoded by the coding sequence ATGGATTTCCTGACCGGCATTACGATACTGGTGATCTATCAGCTCATCGGTGAGGCGGCGGTGCTGCTGCTGGGAATTCCGGTCCCCGGGCCGGTGGTCGGGATGGCCCTGCTGTTCCTGACCCTGGTGATCCGGCGCGGCGCGGCGGCGCCGCTGGAGAACGCGTCGACCTCCCTGCTGAGCCACCTTTCGCTGCTGTTCGTGCCGGCCGGTGTGGGTGTGCTGGTGCACTTCCACCGGATCGGAGACGAGTGGCTCCCGATCGGCGTCGCGCTCGTGCTCGGCACGCTGGTTACGCTGGCGGTGACGGCGCTGGTGATGCGCGTGATGCAGCGCCTGGTCGCCCGCGGAGGACCGGAGTGA
- a CDS encoding rhodanese-like domain-containing protein: MFARMMGVATISPWRLHQKMQLGSVSVFDANPHLSWLNGHLPGAVNVDPSEYPERDLPENKNTCVVFYCSGPWCGAGPYAARRAKQMGYINVCVLSNGIRGWLAAELPMEQGSHTLS; this comes from the coding sequence ATGTTTGCGCGAATGATGGGTGTGGCAACGATATCGCCGTGGAGGCTGCATCAGAAGATGCAGCTCGGATCGGTCTCCGTGTTTGACGCGAATCCCCACCTGAGCTGGCTGAACGGCCACCTTCCGGGTGCCGTCAACGTCGATCCTTCGGAATATCCGGAACGCGATCTTCCCGAAAACAAAAATACCTGCGTCGTCTTCTACTGTTCCGGGCCGTGGTGCGGTGCCGGCCCTTATGCCGCGCGGCGCGCGAAGCAGATGGGTTACATCAACGTCTGCGTCCTGTCCAACGGCATCCGCGGCTGGCTGGCGGCCGAGCTCCCGATGGAGCAGGGCAGCCATACCCTTTCCTGA
- a CDS encoding DUF2061 domain-containing protein, which translates to MTKTLTFAILHFSIAFAVACLLTGDVVIGGAVALIEPAVNTVAFYFHERVWRRIEARGGTHAPPHLAA; encoded by the coding sequence ATGACCAAGACACTGACATTCGCCATCCTGCACTTCTCGATCGCCTTTGCGGTCGCCTGCCTGCTGACCGGCGACGTGGTGATCGGCGGCGCGGTGGCCCTGATCGAGCCGGCGGTAAACACGGTGGCGTTCTACTTCCACGAACGTGTGTGGCGCAGGATCGAGGCGCGGGGCGGGACTCATGCCCCGCCGCACCTTGCCGCCTGA
- a CDS encoding NAD(P)H-dependent oxidoreductase, which yields MGKRIAIIQGHPDPAPERFGRALAEAYARGAAAAGHEVRVIEVGALDFPLLRGRQDWERGPPAEAIRQAQETIAWAGHLLIIYPLWLGSMPALLKAFLEQVMRPGFAIARPEEGGMGRKLLAGRSARIVVTMGMPALLYRWYFRAHSLRSLERNILRFCGIGPIRETLIGMVEAGAAARRERWLDRMRDLGRAGA from the coding sequence ATGGGAAAACGCATCGCGATCATCCAGGGCCATCCCGATCCGGCGCCCGAACGCTTCGGGCGCGCGCTGGCCGAGGCCTATGCGCGCGGCGCGGCCGCGGCGGGCCACGAGGTCAGGGTCATCGAGGTGGGCGCACTCGATTTCCCCCTGCTGCGCGGCAGGCAGGACTGGGAGCGGGGGCCGCCGGCGGAGGCGATCCGGCAGGCGCAGGAGACGATCGCCTGGGCCGGGCATCTGCTCATCATCTATCCGCTCTGGCTCGGCTCGATGCCGGCGCTGTTGAAGGCCTTCCTCGAACAGGTCATGCGTCCGGGCTTCGCCATCGCGCGGCCGGAAGAGGGCGGCATGGGCAGGAAACTGCTCGCAGGCAGGAGCGCCCGCATCGTTGTCACGATGGGCATGCCGGCGCTGTTGTATCGCTGGTATTTCCGCGCCCACAGCCTGAGGAGCCTCGAACGCAACATCCTGCGCTTCTGCGGCATTGGCCCGATCCGGGAGACCCTGATCGGCATGGTCGAGGCGGGCGCCGCCGCACGGCGCGAACGCTGGCTCGATCGTATGCGCGACCTGGGGCGCGCGGGTGCCTGA
- a CDS encoding LrgB family protein produces the protein MMRTDLSDIWVYLSASPLLGLTVTLVAYLAAWHLYQRAGASPLLNPVAVAVGLLIAFLLITGIPYGSYFEGAQFVHFLLGPATVALAVPLYRQLSKLRTLWLPVGAAVLAGVCTAAVSAAVIARLLGATPVTALSLAPKSVTAPVAMGISERIGGLPSLTAVLVVMTGILGAVLGGKVFDLLRIRDDGIRGVAMGVTSHGIGTARAFQISSEMGAFSGLAMALSALASSLILPWLMRLVAHII, from the coding sequence GTGATGCGCACGGACCTGTCGGACATCTGGGTCTATCTCTCCGCCTCGCCGCTGCTGGGCCTGACCGTCACCCTGGTGGCCTACCTCGCCGCGTGGCACCTCTATCAGCGCGCCGGCGCGAGCCCGCTGCTCAATCCCGTGGCGGTCGCGGTCGGCCTGCTGATCGCCTTCCTGCTCATCACCGGCATCCCCTACGGCAGCTATTTCGAGGGCGCGCAGTTCGTCCACTTCCTGCTCGGTCCGGCGACGGTGGCGCTGGCGGTGCCGCTCTACCGCCAGTTGTCCAAGCTGCGCACGCTGTGGCTGCCGGTCGGCGCGGCGGTGCTGGCCGGGGTCTGCACCGCGGCGGTGAGCGCGGCGGTGATCGCGCGCCTGCTCGGCGCGACCCCGGTCACCGCGCTGTCCCTCGCGCCCAAGTCGGTGACCGCGCCGGTGGCCATGGGCATCTCGGAACGCATCGGCGGGCTGCCGTCGCTCACCGCCGTCCTCGTGGTGATGACGGGCATACTCGGCGCCGTGCTGGGTGGAAAGGTGTTCGACCTGCTGCGCATCCGCGACGACGGGATCCGCGGCGTCGCCATGGGAGTGACCTCGCACGGCATCGGTACCGCGCGCGCCTTCCAGATCAGCAGTGAAATGGGCGCGTTCTCCGGACTGGCCATGGCGCTGTCGGCGCTGGCGAGTTCGCTCATCCTGCCCTGGCTGATGCGGCTGGTCGCGCACATCATCTGA
- a CDS encoding HAMP domain-containing histidine kinase, which translates to MHALLPAFTASTRLNLQRLVLLRAVLNGGELVALIVATTALGILLPVAAMSAVVLAHVLLNLYTAWRLRRPSPVRERELYVQLALDILAFGALLYLSGGATNPFSFLLLLPLTVSAAALPQRYSYATAGLAIGGYSLLMLFYRPLPQPSAHGFHMHVVGMWIGFVLSAALIAYFVTRMGIALREHQQRLAHARERALRDERLLALGTLAAGAAHELGTPLATMAVVTDELARECADDARLGRRLAIVRAQIDRCKQVLSGLSEQAGEARAESGRKLGLRAYLDALIEQWHRRRPEVRHQVDWTGAQGAGPWIVVDRTLDQALYNLLDNAADASPDSVEIVAGWDEDTLRIKVCDRGPGFRPEDLARAGQAFFTTKDGGQGLGLYLALATVTRYGGSLDMHNRGSGGACVHLTLPLARIRVDADE; encoded by the coding sequence ATGCACGCGCTACTCCCCGCATTCACCGCCTCCACCCGCCTGAACCTGCAACGCCTGGTGCTGTTGCGCGCCGTCCTCAACGGGGGCGAACTCGTCGCGCTGATCGTGGCCACGACGGCGCTGGGGATCCTGCTGCCCGTGGCGGCCATGAGCGCCGTGGTGCTGGCGCATGTCCTGCTCAATCTTTATACGGCCTGGCGCCTGCGCCGCCCGTCTCCGGTCCGCGAACGCGAGCTGTACGTACAGCTCGCCCTGGACATCCTCGCCTTCGGCGCCCTGCTCTACCTCAGCGGCGGGGCCACCAACCCGTTCTCCTTCCTCCTCCTGCTGCCGCTCACGGTGTCGGCGGCGGCGTTGCCGCAGCGCTACAGTTACGCCACTGCCGGGCTCGCGATCGGCGGTTACAGCCTGCTGATGCTGTTCTACCGCCCCCTGCCGCAGCCGAGCGCGCACGGTTTTCACATGCACGTGGTGGGCATGTGGATCGGGTTCGTCCTGAGCGCCGCGCTGATCGCCTATTTCGTGACCCGGATGGGCATCGCGCTGCGCGAACACCAGCAGCGCCTGGCGCACGCGCGCGAGCGCGCCCTGCGCGACGAGCGCCTGCTCGCGCTCGGCACGCTCGCGGCCGGCGCAGCCCACGAACTGGGGACGCCGCTCGCCACCATGGCGGTGGTGACCGACGAGCTGGCGCGTGAATGCGCGGACGATGCCCGCCTCGGCCGGCGGCTGGCGATCGTGCGCGCCCAGATCGACCGCTGCAAGCAGGTGCTGTCGGGGCTCTCTGAACAGGCCGGCGAGGCGCGCGCGGAATCCGGACGCAAGCTGGGGCTGCGCGCGTATCTCGACGCACTGATCGAGCAATGGCACCGGCGCCGTCCGGAGGTCCGCCATCAGGTCGACTGGACGGGCGCGCAGGGAGCGGGACCCTGGATCGTGGTGGACCGCACGCTGGATCAGGCCTTGTACAACCTCCTCGACAACGCCGCCGACGCCTCGCCCGACAGCGTGGAGATCGTGGCGGGCTGGGACGAGGATACGCTGCGAATCAAGGTCTGCGACCGCGGCCCCGGCTTCCGGCCGGAGGACCTCGCGCGCGCCGGCCAGGCCTTCTTCACCACCAAGGACGGGGGACAGGGGCTCGGACTGTATCTGGCGCTCGCCACGGTCACCCGCTACGGCGGCAGCCTGGATATGCACAACCGAGGCAGCGGCGGCGCCTGCGTGCACCTGACCCTCCCCCTCGCGCGCATCCGGGTGGACGCGGATGAATGA
- a CDS encoding 23S rRNA (adenine(2030)-N(6))-methyltransferase RlmJ: protein MLSYRHAFHAGNFADVLKHLVLDRILAHLAIKDKPFFCLDTHAGSGGYDLTGTYARRNGEFEGGIGRLWGRGDLPAPLAEYLAAVQEYNASDRLRAYPGSPYFERRRLRARDRLVLCELHPTELRELKSFAQKDRRIKVVYGDGFRECIGFLPPTERRGLVLIDPSYEIKTDYRRAVEALSRACRQFETGIFALWYPVIERRRIDGMEEALRRSGVRRVMLFELGVEPDGRERGMTASGMIVVNPPWTLHEEMEAVLPFLADALGRDGGGHYRMFELVPE from the coding sequence ATGCTGAGCTATCGCCACGCCTTCCACGCAGGTAATTTCGCCGATGTGCTCAAGCATCTGGTGCTCGATCGGATCCTTGCCCACCTGGCCATCAAGGACAAGCCCTTTTTCTGCCTCGACACCCATGCCGGGTCGGGCGGCTACGACCTGACCGGCACGTACGCGCGCAGAAACGGCGAATTCGAAGGCGGCATCGGCCGGCTCTGGGGGCGCGGTGACCTGCCGGCCCCGCTCGCGGAGTATCTCGCCGCGGTGCAGGAGTACAACGCCTCCGACCGCCTGCGCGCCTATCCGGGATCGCCGTATTTCGAGCGCCGCCGCCTGCGCGCCCGCGACCGGCTCGTGCTGTGCGAGCTGCATCCGACCGAGCTGAGGGAGCTGAAATCGTTCGCGCAGAAGGACCGGCGCATCAAGGTGGTGTACGGCGACGGCTTCCGCGAATGCATCGGTTTCCTCCCCCCGACCGAGCGGCGCGGCCTCGTCCTGATCGACCCGTCCTACGAGATCAAGACCGACTATCGCCGGGCGGTCGAGGCGCTGTCGCGCGCCTGTCGTCAATTCGAGACCGGGATCTTCGCGCTCTGGTATCCGGTGATCGAGCGCCGCAGGATCGACGGGATGGAGGAGGCACTGCGGCGGAGCGGGGTCCGCCGTGTCATGCTGTTCGAGCTGGGTGTCGAACCGGACGGCCGGGAGCGCGGCATGACCGCGAGCGGCATGATCGTGGTCAACCCGCCCTGGACCCTGCACGAGGAGATGGAGGCGGTGCTGCCGTTTCTCGCCGACGCGCTGGGCCGGGACGGCGGCGGCCACTACCGCATGTTCGAGCTGGTGCCGGAGTAG
- a CDS encoding carbonic anhydrase family protein: MKSAALVSGILFATGLAWAGDKSHWEYSGHTGPEHWGELSPEFSLCGSGRNQTPIDLDAMIEAELAPIEFKYQAAGHEIINNGHTIQVNFESGSSIAIDGRLFDLKQFHFHAPSENHIKGRSYALEGHLVHADKDGNLAVVAVMFETGAANEVIGQAWKVMPEKAGDKSALGAKVSAEGLLPAQRDYYRFNGSLTTPPCSEGVRWLVMKEAMTASEAQIEHFAHVMHHPTNRPLQPLFARPVLQ; this comes from the coding sequence ATGAAAAGTGCCGCGCTCGTTTCGGGGATCCTGTTTGCCACCGGCCTGGCCTGGGCCGGGGACAAATCACATTGGGAATATTCCGGCCATACCGGACCGGAACACTGGGGGGAGCTGAGTCCCGAATTCAGCCTGTGCGGTTCCGGCAGGAACCAGACGCCGATCGACCTCGACGCCATGATCGAGGCCGAGCTGGCCCCGATCGAATTCAAGTATCAGGCCGCCGGACATGAGATAATAAATAACGGCCATACCATCCAGGTCAACTTCGAGTCCGGCAGCAGTATCGCGATCGACGGGCGGCTGTTCGATCTCAAGCAGTTCCACTTCCATGCCCCGAGTGAAAATCATATCAAAGGCAGGTCCTATGCCCTCGAAGGACATCTGGTGCATGCCGACAAGGACGGCAATCTTGCGGTGGTGGCGGTGATGTTCGAGACGGGCGCGGCCAACGAGGTCATCGGCCAGGCCTGGAAGGTAATGCCGGAGAAGGCCGGCGACAAGTCGGCGCTGGGTGCGAAAGTCTCGGCGGAAGGCCTGCTGCCGGCGCAGCGCGATTACTATCGCTTCAACGGCTCCCTGACCACGCCGCCGTGCTCCGAGGGCGTGCGCTGGCTGGTGATGAAGGAGGCCATGACGGCATCCGAGGCGCAGATCGAACACTTCGCGCATGTGATGCACCATCCCACCAACCGTCCCTTGCAGCCGCTCTTCGCACGTCCCGTTCTGCAGTAA
- a CDS encoding DUF2238 domain-containing protein yields MMSLRPVSHRRYLLILTLLFLVEWLLLAIDPSYRSDWLLENVLPVLFLGLLWLTAGRLPLSRVSYTLIFAFLFIHEVGAHYTYAEVPYDAWFHALAGTGFNELVGWERNNFDRIVHFLYGLLLFYPIREIYFRVARAGGFWGYFLPLDFAMSTSMVYELIEWAAAEAFGGELGMAYLGTQGDIWDAHKDMLLASIGALIAMLIVLGINLYLQKDFAREWAESLRVKHVRPLGEDEIARLWREKQDHRVDE; encoded by the coding sequence ATGATGTCGCTGCGCCCGGTTTCCCATCGCCGCTACCTGCTGATCCTCACCCTCCTGTTTCTGGTGGAATGGCTGCTGCTGGCGATCGATCCCAGCTACCGCAGCGACTGGCTGCTGGAAAACGTGCTGCCGGTGCTGTTCCTCGGCCTGCTCTGGCTCACGGCCGGCCGGCTGCCGCTGTCGCGCGTCTCCTATACATTGATCTTCGCGTTCCTGTTCATCCACGAGGTCGGCGCGCACTACACCTATGCGGAGGTCCCTTACGACGCATGGTTCCACGCGCTTGCCGGGACGGGTTTCAACGAGCTGGTCGGGTGGGAGCGCAACAACTTCGACCGCATCGTGCATTTCCTCTATGGCCTGCTGCTGTTCTATCCGATCCGGGAGATCTATTTCCGGGTCGCGCGGGCGGGTGGCTTCTGGGGCTATTTCCTGCCGCTCGATTTCGCCATGTCCACCTCGATGGTGTACGAGCTGATCGAGTGGGCGGCAGCGGAGGCGTTCGGCGGTGAACTCGGCATGGCCTATCTCGGCACCCAGGGCGACATCTGGGACGCGCACAAGGACATGCTGCTGGCGAGCATCGGCGCGCTGATCGCCATGCTGATCGTGCTCGGCATCAACCTCTACCTGCAGAAGGATTTCGCACGCGAATGGGCCGAAAGCCTGCGCGTCAAGCATGTCCGGCCGCTGGGCGAGGACGAGATCGCGCGCCTGTGGCGGGAGAAGCAGGATCACCGCGTCGATGAGTAG